The following are encoded in a window of candidate division WOR-3 bacterium genomic DNA:
- the deoC gene encoding deoxyribose-phosphate aldolase, translating into MIKNLNKYIDHTLLKPEASEKDIMKLCAEAKQYKFATVFVNPCYVKLASMLLKGSKVKVGCAVGFPLGATTTEVKVLEALQAIKNGADEIDMVINIGAVKSKNYKLIEDDIKSVVKAVKPISVKTILETCLLTDEEKIKVAKIAKKVGAKFVKTSTGFSTGGATVEDVKLLRKTVGKKMGVKASGGIRDYKTAIAMIKAGANRIGTSAGVQIMEGEKLDKLQGKFNY; encoded by the coding sequence ATGATAAAAAATCTTAATAAATATATTGACCATACCTTATTAAAACCCGAAGCCTCAGAAAAAGACATTATGAAATTGTGCGCAGAAGCGAAGCAGTATAAATTTGCTACAGTTTTTGTAAACCCTTGTTATGTCAAATTAGCGTCAATGTTATTAAAAGGTTCAAAAGTCAAAGTCGGCTGTGCAGTAGGATTCCCATTAGGTGCTACCACAACCGAAGTCAAAGTTTTAGAAGCATTACAAGCGATTAAAAATGGTGCTGATGAAATTGATATGGTAATTAATATTGGGGCCGTAAAGTCAAAGAATTATAAACTTATAGAAGATGACATAAAAAGTGTCGTAAAAGCAGTTAAACCTATTAGCGTAAAGACAATCTTGGAAACATGTCTTCTAACTGATGAAGAAAAAATCAAAGTTGCTAAGATTGCAAAAAAAGTCGGTGCCAAATTTGTTAAAACCTCTACGGGATTCTCTACAGGTGGAGCAACGGTTGAAGATGTTAAACTCTTACGCAAAACTGTTGGCAAAAAAATGGGAGTTAAAGCCTCTGGTGGAATTAGAGATTATAAGACTGCGATTGCTATGATAAAAGCCGGCGCTAATCGTATCGGCACTAGCGCTGGTGTCCAGATTATGGAAGGCGAAAAATTAGATAAACTACAAGGCAAATTCAATTACTAA
- a CDS encoding alcohol dehydrogenase catalytic domain-containing protein gives MKAIVKTKPQKGVELLDVAIPNIADDEVLVKVKAVGICGTDIHIYNWDKWSQERIGEKKLPQIMGHEMCGIVEKIGKNVRGVKEGDYVSAETHIYFPRDFNALLNQRHIGEQMEILGVDRNGVFTEYINIPERVLWHNDKNIPYELAAVQEPLGNALYAVLGEDADVAGKSMVITGDGPISLFAVAIARCCGVAKIFLIGMSEKMMTIAKSLGADHIISVKELNRQQRIAYIKDFTYGVGADIALEIVGNQDSITDAFKMVRKGGRVSAFGISPNQIVNIDYDNDIVFKGIQIHGISGRKIFDTWYRVRNLLSSGRLNVKPVITDTMLLEDFQIAFDKLTATNRESAKIVLFLDKKDLEENKNETSPK, from the coding sequence ATGAAAGCAATTGTTAAAACCAAACCTCAAAAAGGTGTTGAACTCTTAGATGTTGCGATTCCCAATATAGCAGATGATGAAGTTTTAGTAAAAGTTAAAGCAGTAGGAATCTGTGGAACCGATATTCATATCTACAATTGGGATAAATGGTCACAAGAGAGAATTGGTGAAAAGAAACTGCCACAAATTATGGGCCATGAGATGTGCGGTATTGTTGAAAAAATCGGTAAAAATGTCCGAGGTGTGAAAGAAGGTGACTATGTTTCTGCTGAAACTCATATCTATTTTCCGAGAGATTTTAATGCTTTGTTAAATCAAAGGCACATTGGTGAACAAATGGAAATTTTAGGTGTTGACCGTAATGGCGTATTTACTGAATATATCAATATTCCCGAGCGAGTTTTATGGCACAACGATAAAAATATTCCCTACGAACTTGCCGCTGTTCAAGAACCATTAGGTAATGCTCTGTATGCAGTATTAGGAGAAGATGCAGATGTGGCGGGTAAATCAATGGTCATTACTGGTGATGGTCCGATTTCCCTTTTTGCAGTAGCAATTGCTCGTTGTTGTGGTGTTGCAAAGATCTTCTTAATCGGTATGTCAGAAAAAATGATGACAATTGCTAAATCACTCGGTGCTGACCATATCATCTCGGTCAAAGAACTCAACCGTCAGCAGAGAATTGCTTATATCAAAGATTTTACTTATGGTGTTGGGGCGGATATTGCTTTAGAAATTGTTGGCAATCAAGACTCAATAACTGATGCCTTTAAAATGGTACGCAAAGGTGGTCGCGTCTCAGCTTTTGGCATTTCACCTAATCAAATCGTAAATATTGACTATGATAATGACATTGTCTTTAAGGGAATTCAAATTCACGGTATCTCCGGCAGAAAAATCTTTGATACCTGGTATCGAGTGCGAAATTTACTTTCATCGGGCCGCCTTAATGTTAAACCTGTGATTACTGATACTATGTTATTAGAAGATTTTCAAATTGCTTTTGACAAACTAACTGCGACTAATAGGGAATCAGCAAAGATTGTTCTGTTCTTAGATAAAAAAGATTTAGAAGAAAATAAAAATGAAACATCCCC